A window from Cellulomonas sp. C5510 encodes these proteins:
- a CDS encoding helix-turn-helix domain-containing protein produces MSAALAARTTLPPSEGAEVESVRLLARALEQPTARLVAPDGTAVDIPSPVHDVLVRVVEAMEAGRAITVAPVEQRLTTSQAADFLGVSRPTVVKLLEEGRIPFERVTRHRRVRLDDLLAFRDDRRREQRAQLDDITRQAVADGLYDAAASDYENALRRARAGGGDGASDR; encoded by the coding sequence ATGAGCGCCGCCCTTGCCGCCAGGACCACGCTGCCACCCTCCGAGGGTGCCGAGGTCGAGTCGGTGAGGCTGCTCGCGCGCGCTCTCGAGCAGCCGACGGCCCGGCTCGTCGCCCCGGACGGGACCGCCGTCGACATCCCGTCCCCGGTGCACGACGTGCTCGTACGGGTCGTCGAGGCGATGGAGGCCGGTCGGGCGATCACCGTCGCTCCCGTGGAGCAGCGGCTGACGACCTCCCAGGCGGCCGACTTCCTGGGCGTCTCCCGGCCCACGGTCGTGAAGCTCCTCGAGGAGGGTCGGATCCCGTTCGAGCGGGTCACTCGGCACCGCCGGGTGCGCCTCGACGACCTGCTCGCGTTCCGGGACGACCGACGGCGCGAACAGCGCGCGCAGCTCGACGACATCACGCGCCAGGCGGTGGCCGACGGGCTCTACGACGCCGCCGCCTCCGACTACGAGAACGCCCTCCGTCGCGCTCGTGCGGGCGGGGGCGACGGCGCGAGCGACCGGTAG
- a CDS encoding DEAD/DEAH box helicase, whose translation MAGAGSGRRRSGGGRSASGGGGAATAQRRRAPRRSEEGLIPVLAAAARDVDGIVRRPPTRPAVRTKFQVVALLVREERARVMGDAELGQARRTEQLKRLDGVATLLAKIAARDTSLLALLGDDARVSEAARTLKATMMRAGGLEPPEEPEEPAPVQPEPGAEKRVVPRSVVARQLANPFLAPDFEAAAERMAGRPRRLAGWELLEPLFRSFEQAPAGAPACMPLPGGQLVQVPAGRELMPHQAQVVAATAAGHRTYLLADEPGLGKTAQALLSARAAEAYPLLVVVPNVVKTNWAHEVRMWTPERQPTVVHGDGEGVNGFADVVIVNYELLDRHVGWLGDFGFRGMVVDEAHFIKNKGSQRSRHVLALSQRIRERAPRPLLMALTGTPLINDIEDFRAIWQYLGWIDDEKPLGRLMTALEETGLTPADRGFSAAARTAVIDMGIVRRRKIDVVADIPARRVADLPVELDGAVGRSIRAAEEALTRRMVERYHAALAARSEVSDGLDRELVRRVAATELKDSSSKGGGENVFTMVRRIGQAKAGLAADYAAQLARNVGKVVFFAKHVDVMDTAEQLFADRGIRYASIRGDQTPKAREKNVTAFTDDPEVQIVVCSLMAAGVGLNLQVASNMVLAELSWTDAEQTQAIDRIHRIGQSEPVTAWRIIAAQTVDAKIAELIDAKSGLAARALDGAGEQEDAGATDVQLETLVGLLTEALEAEAARG comes from the coding sequence GTGGCAGGAGCGGGCTCGGGTCGACGGCGGTCCGGTGGTGGGCGCTCCGCGTCCGGCGGTGGCGGTGCCGCCACCGCGCAGCGACGTCGTGCGCCGCGCCGCTCCGAGGAGGGGCTCATCCCCGTCCTCGCTGCCGCGGCCCGCGACGTCGACGGGATCGTCCGCCGACCCCCGACGCGCCCGGCCGTCCGCACCAAGTTCCAGGTCGTCGCGCTGCTGGTCCGCGAGGAGCGCGCCCGCGTGATGGGTGACGCCGAGCTGGGGCAGGCGCGCCGCACCGAGCAGCTCAAGCGCCTCGACGGCGTCGCGACGCTGCTCGCGAAGATCGCCGCCCGCGACACGTCCTTGCTGGCGCTGCTCGGCGACGACGCCCGGGTGTCCGAGGCCGCGCGCACCCTCAAGGCCACGATGATGCGCGCCGGCGGCCTGGAGCCCCCGGAGGAGCCCGAGGAGCCCGCGCCCGTGCAGCCCGAGCCGGGCGCCGAGAAGCGCGTCGTGCCCCGCTCCGTGGTCGCCCGCCAGCTCGCGAACCCGTTCCTGGCCCCCGACTTCGAGGCCGCCGCCGAGCGGATGGCCGGCCGCCCGCGCCGCCTCGCCGGCTGGGAGCTGCTCGAGCCGCTGTTCCGGTCGTTCGAGCAGGCGCCCGCCGGTGCGCCCGCGTGCATGCCGCTGCCCGGCGGCCAGCTCGTCCAGGTGCCCGCGGGGCGTGAGCTCATGCCGCACCAGGCGCAGGTCGTCGCCGCGACCGCCGCCGGCCACCGCACGTACCTGCTGGCCGACGAGCCCGGCCTCGGCAAGACCGCCCAGGCGCTGCTGTCCGCCCGCGCAGCGGAGGCGTACCCGCTGCTCGTCGTCGTCCCCAACGTCGTCAAGACCAACTGGGCGCACGAGGTCCGCATGTGGACGCCCGAGCGGCAGCCCACCGTCGTGCACGGCGACGGCGAGGGCGTGAACGGCTTCGCGGACGTCGTGATCGTCAACTACGAGCTGCTGGACCGGCACGTCGGCTGGCTCGGCGACTTCGGGTTCCGCGGCATGGTGGTCGACGAGGCGCACTTCATCAAGAACAAGGGCTCGCAGCGCTCGCGGCACGTGCTCGCGCTGTCCCAGCGGATCCGGGAGCGCGCGCCCCGCCCGCTGCTCATGGCGCTCACCGGCACGCCGCTCATCAACGACATCGAGGACTTCCGGGCGATCTGGCAGTACCTCGGCTGGATCGACGACGAGAAGCCGCTCGGTCGCCTCATGACCGCCCTGGAGGAGACCGGCCTGACGCCCGCCGACCGCGGGTTCTCCGCCGCCGCGCGCACTGCCGTCATCGACATGGGCATCGTCCGGCGTCGCAAGATCGACGTCGTCGCCGACATCCCCGCCCGCCGCGTCGCGGACCTGCCCGTCGAGCTGGACGGCGCGGTCGGCCGCTCCATCCGGGCCGCCGAGGAGGCGCTCACCCGCCGCATGGTCGAGCGGTACCACGCCGCGCTCGCCGCCCGCTCCGAGGTCTCCGACGGCCTCGACCGCGAGCTGGTGCGCCGCGTCGCCGCCACGGAGCTCAAGGACTCCAGCAGCAAGGGCGGCGGCGAGAACGTCTTCACGATGGTCCGCCGCATCGGCCAGGCGAAGGCCGGCCTGGCCGCCGACTACGCCGCCCAGCTCGCCCGCAACGTCGGCAAGGTCGTGTTCTTCGCCAAGCACGTCGACGTCATGGACACCGCCGAGCAGCTGTTCGCCGACCGCGGCATCCGGTACGCGTCGATCCGCGGCGACCAGACCCCGAAGGCCCGTGAGAAGAACGTCACCGCGTTCACCGACGACCCCGAGGTGCAGATCGTCGTCTGCTCCCTCATGGCCGCCGGCGTCGGCCTCAACCTGCAGGTCGCGTCCAACATGGTGCTCGCCGAGCTCTCCTGGACGGACGCGGAGCAGACCCAGGCCATCGACCGCATCCACCGCATCGGCCAGTCCGAGCCCGTCACCGCCTGGCGGATCATCGCCGCCCAGACCGTCGACGCGAAGATCGCCGAGCTCATCGACGCCAAGTCCGGGCTCGCGGCACGGGCGCTCGACGGTGCGGGGGAGCAGGAGGACGCCGGGGCGACCGACGTGCAGCTCGAGACGCTCGTGGGGCTGCTGACGGAGGCGCTGGAGGCGGAGGCCGCCCGGGGCTGA
- a CDS encoding ATP-dependent endonuclease, with the protein MLAGDREQVRCVWFGMLALDGVSACRGSEEWWVRYSRFRISNFRGVRDATLDLMAAGPDSRISTLVGLNESGKTTILEAIESFLPTQDGENTEVRPNELTGWIQSDLDALVPISERSNFNGKVQISARVRLEPDDVAHIKKAVQKRTGFRVSSLRSELEVTVSHSFKNSRFVGTATAWSSVLGVGYKANGRVERDLGSSSENLAWRAAVGAIRERLPRIWYFPNFLFEFPRVITLTISPDETSTNRFYRQLFQDILDALGRDLRLDEHVVARALSRESGDLQNLRQVLLEVSREVTNSVVASWSRLFDRGDDLQGKRVVVDLVDPQRVGPGEVAVEFLLEDADGMFGIHERSLGFRWFFVYLLLTHYRGRRRSEESEILFLFDEPASNLHSTAQAALLESLGKLAEHSSVIFTTHSHHLINPAWLSSAFVVANDGVDPRVITSKVAARRTDIRVEPLQQFASQHPNRTHYFQPILDVLQYRPSELEHIPSVVMTEGKTDYYALRYYSEVIRGANAVDRLNILPGTGSGSLLPVIQMYLAWSRPFVVLLDSDAAGDRARERYLRQLGPALAGVVVDLASLCGDSAVSAMESLFSTEDRLKVQRSVDAAATRFSKKTFARGIEYLYATRTAVELDPRTCARLDTVLCTVRSLLSG; encoded by the coding sequence ATGTTGGCCGGGGACCGTGAGCAGGTTCGGTGCGTCTGGTTCGGCATGCTGGCTCTAGACGGAGTCTCGGCGTGCCGCGGGAGCGAGGAGTGGTGGGTGCGTTACTCGCGGTTTCGGATCTCGAACTTTCGAGGCGTTCGCGACGCGACGCTCGACTTGATGGCGGCTGGGCCAGATTCGAGGATATCGACGCTCGTCGGGCTAAACGAGAGTGGAAAGACAACGATCCTCGAAGCCATCGAGAGCTTCCTCCCAACACAGGATGGCGAGAACACGGAAGTCAGGCCCAATGAGCTGACCGGCTGGATACAGTCCGACCTTGACGCCCTTGTCCCCATCTCCGAGCGAAGCAACTTCAACGGGAAGGTACAGATATCTGCGCGGGTGCGCCTAGAGCCTGATGACGTCGCTCACATAAAGAAGGCAGTTCAGAAGAGAACCGGATTCCGCGTCTCTTCCCTTCGCTCGGAGCTCGAAGTTACGGTGTCGCACTCGTTCAAGAATAGCCGATTCGTGGGCACAGCCACTGCATGGTCCTCGGTCCTGGGCGTGGGCTATAAGGCGAACGGCAGAGTCGAGCGAGATCTCGGGTCCTCTAGTGAGAACCTAGCATGGCGCGCTGCTGTTGGCGCCATCAGGGAGCGCTTGCCGCGGATCTGGTACTTTCCGAACTTCTTGTTCGAGTTTCCGAGGGTGATCACTCTGACTATTTCGCCCGACGAAACCTCAACGAACAGGTTCTATCGTCAGCTCTTCCAAGACATCCTTGACGCGCTGGGTCGCGACTTGCGGCTCGATGAACACGTGGTCGCTCGCGCGCTGTCTCGCGAGTCTGGTGACCTCCAAAACCTGCGCCAGGTCTTGCTCGAAGTTAGCCGTGAGGTCACGAACTCGGTCGTAGCATCGTGGAGTCGCCTTTTCGACCGCGGAGACGACCTTCAAGGCAAACGTGTTGTGGTTGACCTAGTCGATCCGCAGCGGGTCGGACCTGGTGAGGTGGCCGTCGAGTTCCTGCTGGAGGATGCTGACGGCATGTTCGGCATACACGAGCGCTCTCTGGGTTTCCGGTGGTTCTTCGTGTATCTGCTTCTGACGCACTACCGTGGCAGGCGCAGGTCGGAGGAAAGCGAAATACTGTTCTTGTTTGACGAGCCAGCGTCGAACCTCCACTCAACCGCACAGGCTGCCCTTCTTGAGAGTCTGGGCAAACTGGCCGAGCATTCAAGCGTGATATTCACGACACATAGCCACCACTTGATAAATCCGGCATGGCTCTCCAGCGCGTTCGTCGTCGCCAACGACGGCGTGGATCCAAGAGTAATAACGTCGAAGGTCGCGGCACGGCGAACAGACATTAGGGTCGAACCGCTCCAGCAGTTTGCTTCGCAACACCCGAATCGCACCCATTATTTTCAGCCGATTCTGGACGTGTTGCAGTATCGGCCGTCGGAACTCGAGCACATTCCCTCGGTGGTCATGACCGAGGGGAAGACTGACTATTACGCGCTGAGGTACTACTCGGAGGTCATCCGCGGCGCCAACGCCGTTGATCGCCTGAACATACTTCCAGGTACGGGATCGGGCTCACTTCTTCCGGTGATACAAATGTACCTGGCCTGGTCCAGGCCGTTTGTAGTATTGCTGGACAGTGACGCCGCCGGCGATCGTGCCCGCGAGAGGTATCTTCGGCAGTTGGGTCCGGCATTGGCAGGCGTGGTCGTCGACCTGGCGTCGCTCTGTGGTGATAGTGCTGTTTCTGCGATGGAGTCGCTGTTCTCCACGGAGGACCGGCTGAAGGTTCAAAGGTCCGTCGATGCCGCGGCGACTCGATTCTCAAAGAAGACCTTCGCGCGAGGGATCGAGTATCTCTATGCGACTCGAACTGCCGTAGAACTCGACCCGCGGACGTGTGCGCGACTCGATACTGTGCTTTGCACGGTGCGAAGCCTGTTGAGCGGATAG